Proteins encoded in a region of the Ziziphus jujuba cultivar Dongzao chromosome 3, ASM3175591v1 genome:
- the LOC107421976 gene encoding alpha-galactosidase 1 isoform X3, translated as MKTLSVMFVILCLMVMGVSARDVQDQQLRRNLLANGLGKTPPMGWNSWNHFSCNINEKMIRETADALVSTGLSKLGYTYVNIDDCWAEIHRDAKGNLIPKKSTFPSGIKALADYVHSKGLKLGIYSDAGYFTCSKTMPGSLGHEEQDAKTFASWGIDYLKYDNCNNDGSKPTVRYPVMTRALMKAGRPIFFSLCEWGDLHPALWGAKLGNSWRTTNDISDNWDSMLSRADMNEIYAEFARPGGWNDPDMLEVGNGGMTKNEYIVHFSLWAISKAPLLLGCDVRNVTKDTMEIITNKEVIAVNQDSLGVQAKKVRMEGDLEIWAGRLSGYRVAVVLLNRGPWRNSITAEWDDIGIPPKSLVEARDVWEHKTLKTKFVGNLTATVDQHSCKMYVLKPVS; from the exons ATGAAGACACTGAGTGTAATGTTTGTGATACTATGTTTAATGGTAATGGGTGTCTCTGCAAGAGATGTGCAAGACCAACAGCTGAGAAGAAATCTGCTTGCTAATGGTCTTGGTAAAACTCCTCCAATGGG GTGGAATAGTTGGAATCATTTCAGCTGCAACATTAATGAGAAAATGATCAGAGAAACTG CTGATGCTTTGGTTTCCACTGGTCTTTCCAAACTTGGATATACCTATGTTAATATAG ATGATTGCTGGGCCGAAATACATCGTGATGCGAAG GGTAATCTTATTCCAAAGAAGTCAACATTTCCATCTGGTATTAAAGCTCTTGCAGACTATGTCCATAGCAAAGGTCTCAAGTTAGGAATATATTCTGATGCAGG GTATTTTACTTGTAGCAAAACCATGCCTGGTTCACTTGGTCATGAAGAACAAGATGCCAAAACCTTTGCTTCATGG GGTATTGATTATTTGAAGTATGATAACTGCAACAATGATGGCTCAAAACCAACTGTAAG GTACCCTGTAATGACCCGAGCTCTTATGAAAGCAGGTCGCCCTATCTTTTTCTCCCTATGTGAATG GGGGGATCTGCATCCTGCTTTATGGGGTGCTAAGTTAGGAAATAGCTGGAGAACTACAAATGACATTTCTGATAATTGGGACAG TATGCTGTCTAGAGCTGATATGAATGAGATATACGCAGAGTTTGCAAGGCCAGGTGGTTGGAATG ATCCCGACATGCTTGAAGTGGGAAATGGAGGGATGACTAAAAATGAATACATAGTGCATTTTAGTCTGTGGGCCATTTCCAAG GCTCCTCTTCTTCTTGGTTGTGATGTGAGAAACGTGACAAAAGACACAATGGAGATTATTACCAACAAAGAGGTCATTGCTGTTAACCAAG ACTCACTTGGTGTCCAAGCCAAAAAGGTTAGAATGGAAGGGGATCTTGAG ATTTGGGCAGGACGTCTTTCAGGGTACAGAGTTGCTGTTGTTCTACTGAATCGTGGCCCTTGGCGGAACTCGATTACAGCTGAATGGGATGACATTGGAATTCCCCCTAAAAGTCTTGTGGAAGCCAGAGAtgtttgggag CACAAGACTTTGAAGACAAAATTTGTCGGAAACTTAACGGCAACTGTGGATCAACATTCATGCAAAATGTATGTGTTGAAGCCAGTTTCTTGA